The genomic interval TCATCTCGGATGGCACGGGCAAGCCGTGGCGCGTGCGCATCAAAGCACCCAGCTTTTCGAACCTGCAGGGCCTCGAATACATGATGGAAGGCGCCATGATCGGCGACATGGTGATCCTGATCGGGACCGTCGACCCGGTCATGGGCGAAGCCGACAAGTAACGACCAACCGGGAAGCCCGATGGCTGACTTTATCAAAAAACCAGTCGTACCACTGCCGGAGTTGCATCCCGAACCCCAAATTCCGGCCGACCAGCTTTTCTTCACGGAAGAGGAAAAGGCCCAGATTGTCCGCTTCAAGGAGCAGTATCTGGAGCCGGCCGGGGCCGTGATGAAAACGCTCTGGCTGGCCCAGGAAAAATTCGGCTTTCTGCCGCCGGAGGTGCTCCAGCTGGTAGCCGACGAACTGGGCATTCCCTATGCCCAGGTTTACGGCGTGGCTACCTTCTACACCCAGTACTACAAGGAAAGGAAAGGCAAGTACGTGCTGGACGTCTGCACCTGCTTTACCTGCCAGGTGTGCGGCGGCTACGACATCCTGCACTACCTCGAAGAAAAGCTGGGCATCCACAAAGGCGAAACCACGCCGGACGGCCTGTTCACGCTGCAGGAGGTGGAATGCCTGGGGGCTTGCGGCTCGGCACCGGTCTTGCAGGTATCCAACGGGCCGTACGTGCACAACCTGACGCCGGAAAAGGTCGATCAACTGCTGGAGGATCTGAAACAGGGCAAACTGCCGCCCTTCGTTTCGCTCACGCTGCCCCAGGACGAGGCGGAGCTGGGCGGCAACCGGCGCTCGGACGCCGAAGCCGTCGAGTCGTACCGGACCCCGCCGGTCGCCCACCACACGCGCTGAGCCGTATGGAGGTGGTGCAGACATATCGCTGGACGCGCGAGGCCTTCGAAAAACTGGCCGAAGTCGGGCTCATCGATCCCGACGCCCGCCTCGAACTCATCGACGGCGAAATCCTCCAGAAAATGAGCCCGCAATCGAGTCGCCACGCTGCGGCCATCCGCCGGATTGAAGAAGCGCTTCGGAGCGTTTTTCCGCTGGATCGATACGACGTGCGTGTACAGTTGCCGCTGGCGCTGGATCCCTACAGTGAGCCTGAGCCCGACGTAGCCGTCGTCGAAGGCACCCTCGACGACTACGTCGAGGCGCATCCTTCTTCGGCGGTGCTGGTGGTGGAGGTGGCCGATGCCTCACTGCAGTTCGACCGCACGCGCAAGGCCGCGCTCTACGCCCGCGCCGGCATTCCCGAATACTGGATCGTCAACCTGCTCGACGGCGTGCTCGAGGTCTATCGCCGACCCGAAGGCGACGCCTACCAGCAGCGCATGGTGCTACGCGCCCAGGACCGTGTGCGGCCGCTGGCCCGACCGGAGGTAGAAATCGCGGTGGCCGAACTGTTGCCCTGACGATGATGGAGGTGGTGCAGACATATCGCTGGACGCGCGAGGCCTTCGAAAAACTGGCCGAAGTCGGGCTCATTGAACCCGACGCCCGCCTCGAACTCATCGACGGCGAAATCCTCCAGAAAATGAGCCCGCAATCCAGCCAGCATGCCACGGCCGTCCTGCTGGTCGCCGAGGCATTGCGCTCGATCTTTACCCCACCAGTCTACACGATCCGCGTGCAGTTGCCGCTGGCGCTGGGTCCCTACAGCGAGCCCGAACCCGACGTGGCCGTCGTCGAGGGTGCGCCGCGTCGGTATCGCGACGAACACCCCTCGTCGGCGGTGCTGGTGGTGGAGGTGGCCGATGCCTCACTGCAGTTCGACCGCACGCGCAAGGCCGCGCTCTACGCCCGCGCCGGCATTCCCGAATACTGGATCGTCAATCTGCTCGACGGCGTGCTCGAGGTCTATCGCCGACCCGAAGGCGACGCCTACCAGCAGCGCCACGTGCTACGCACCCAGGACCATGTGCGGCCGCTGGCCCGACCGGAGGTAGAAATCGCGGTGGCCGAACTGTTGCCCTGACGATGATGGAGGCGGTGCAGACATATCGCTGGACGCGTGAGGCCTTCGAAAAACTGGCCGAAGTCGGGCTCATCGATCCCGACGCCCGCCTCGAACTCATCGACGGCGAAATCCTCCAGAAAATGAGCCCGCAAAGCGCCCGTCATTTTACCGCGGTGCTTAAAACGGAAGAAGCACTGCGCACGATTTTTGGTCCCGGTTACGTTGTGCGGGTTCAGGGTCCGCTGGCGCTTGGTCCCTACAGTGAGCCTGAGCCCGACGTAGCCGTCGTCGAAGGTACCATCGACGACTACGTCGAGGCGCATCCTTCGACGGCGGTGCTGGTGGTGGAGGT from Rhodothermus marinus carries:
- the nuoE gene encoding complex I 24 kDa subunit family protein, with amino-acid sequence MADFIKKPVVPLPELHPEPQIPADQLFFTEEEKAQIVRFKEQYLEPAGAVMKTLWLAQEKFGFLPPEVLQLVADELGIPYAQVYGVATFYTQYYKERKGKYVLDVCTCFTCQVCGGYDILHYLEEKLGIHKGETTPDGLFTLQEVECLGACGSAPVLQVSNGPYVHNLTPEKVDQLLEDLKQGKLPPFVSLTLPQDEAELGGNRRSDAEAVESYRTPPVAHHTR
- a CDS encoding Uma2 family endonuclease, whose product is MEVVQTYRWTREAFEKLAEVGLIDPDARLELIDGEILQKMSPQSSRHAAAIRRIEEALRSVFPLDRYDVRVQLPLALDPYSEPEPDVAVVEGTLDDYVEAHPSSAVLVVEVADASLQFDRTRKAALYARAGIPEYWIVNLLDGVLEVYRRPEGDAYQQRMVLRAQDRVRPLARPEVEIAVAELLP
- a CDS encoding Uma2 family endonuclease is translated as MEVVQTYRWTREAFEKLAEVGLIEPDARLELIDGEILQKMSPQSSQHATAVLLVAEALRSIFTPPVYTIRVQLPLALGPYSEPEPDVAVVEGAPRRYRDEHPSSAVLVVEVADASLQFDRTRKAALYARAGIPEYWIVNLLDGVLEVYRRPEGDAYQQRHVLRTQDHVRPLARPEVEIAVAELLP
- a CDS encoding Uma2 family endonuclease — translated: MEAVQTYRWTREAFEKLAEVGLIDPDARLELIDGEILQKMSPQSARHFTAVLKTEEALRTIFGPGYVVRVQGPLALGPYSEPEPDVAVVEGTIDDYVEAHPSTAVLVVEVADASLQFDRTRKAALYARAGIPEYWIVNLLDGVLEVHRRPEGDAYQQRMVLAPHEQIVPLARPGASLEVARLFPESRA